The window ataaatagaaaatatttgttttatttttgtttcagatGCTTATCCAGCTCACTCTGGTGAAAGTTTCTGCAGCTCTGACATCTCATTGGATGACAGTACGAATTTCGATCATTTGGATGAAGCAACATCAGACACCCTTTCATTACAAAATTTAGAACTTCAGTCGTCACATTCACATCAACATGATAACGTTCCGCCTTCCGGTTCTATAGCAAATCCAATTGATAAGCTCTACCTcatgcaaaattcttattttagtacggaacaataaaaatgttttaatttttttgttataaattatcacatatttaattttgtattatttttgttgttttgttaaGTAAAACCAAATTCCTTTATTTGTTGCTATGCAAGTGCCATTTGAGCTCAATAAAACTAGTCACAGAGTAGATATCTCATTTATCTTTTGTTACCTAATTTATTTGTCTTTTAAACTGTAAATATGTTAAGTAATATAAGTAGATAAATCTCCTGAGTCGAATTATTGATTGTGATGATATATTTATGCCAAGTATAGTATTAAATATTGCCTAGATTTTATtatgtatattttaaataaataataaatagaaaaatagtTTCTTTAACCCATTCCTATCCTGGGTCAGGAAATACGCCATTATTGAACTAGGTCAGAAAAACACACTTGACTGGGCCAtcagtttaaataaatgtttaccACCCTAACGTAAATCTGTGGTATAGGATTTAGGTAAAGTTTTAATGGGTGATATTCAAACTCacacaaaagaaaaatttgacttttatTTCTCATAGTCTTCATGGGAACACTTTTTATACCACTTATAACTAGCTAACTAATTATTATCCGCTGATAAACAGAAAGTGCCATTCAGATGTTGTGGAAATTTAAACCTATACTTAATTTGATGAACTTTTCTGAAATTATCTAGTTGGAGCTGTGGCCTCTTTCCTTGCAGAGTCTTGTAAAAGTTGCGTATCAACCTCATCGGCTGGTAGTTGCACATAACGGACAACTGAACCCcgtataaaacagttttttacagaaagctaaaaaaattagttactaCTCAACCCAGTTATTTAAATGGTTTTCTCACCATATGAGGGTACTTTTCCGTATCGGTAACACTAATATCAgtcaatttaatgtttaaatacTGATCTACTGAATGTAGAGTACCACAAATGCTAAACAAGACAACCAACTCAGAACTTGTGGGGCGCAAATTGCATACTCACCTTAGATCATTTTTCAGTTCCACCACAACGTCCTTCCCGACCAGGGACTTGAAAAACGAGTAAAACAGCTGAAACAAAACGATTAATTGCAAAGAAAGTATTACAACATGAAATACCATTTTCGAACGATTTAcgtttttttgaggttacaCCGCCACTGATTCCTGTTTTACCGACTGATTTCTTGTTTGACAATTCGAGCTAAcctagaaaaaatttaaaagtggtAAATGGAACGGTTAAAAATGCCCACAAACGTGGAAAGTCCACCTTGTAAAAAATCCAACGTTGAAGTAATGACTCCCCATAGACTAACCGTTGCAATTTTAATCCGTGATTATTGCTTATTTCGGGATTCAGGTACTGCCCAGTTCACCTCACTTCAAACTACAGTATCACATTATTTTAGACCGGTTTAGCTGTGAAGATGATGGGGTGCTTAAGGCCAGATACAGACGAGACTTTTGcgttttaatattaaagttattgcaAAGTCCTGATCTTAGTTTAGAAGAGTTACGGAACATTTTAGTCTCAACTAAATATGAAGTGCACCAGAGCGTTATTGAGGCTTTTGATGAGACACTAGCCAGTTTATATACAAACGGAACAGGAACTATGCTTGATATTATTGATAGTTTTAACAGGATCATGACTTTCAATGAAAACATAGCGGCAGGAATAGAACCAAACTGTTTTGTAAGCAAGAGTAGCATTGttggtaatttatttcgaaagtTTTATGAATACGTTTGTAAAACCACGATTTCAGGTTACTATTTACGAAGACTTATCGTAAACTTTGATAAACTCACTTTTTCGGAAGTTACGAGtgtttatttaacttttaaaaggTACTATGAAGATTGGCAAAAAAGTTTAACAACACGTGACCAGATTGCAATAGAAGTTAATAAAGTTATTTGTCCCGATGATTGGTATAATAGCTAGAATTgtcatttcgaaaaataacaatatttattaGGAGTGCTAACAGAAATCAGTGGTCAAGGCGTCAAGCTGAGTTATTTATAGCGACTCAAGCCGCCCTTTTAAccaataatgaagaaaaagcATTGCCACCTCAAGAACTTCACAATAGAATCTCCAATTTGCTCCAATCAAACCGATCTTTGGCAGAAGCTGTAAGTTTaaactatcaaaaaaaaaaaaaaaaactttgaaattaagttggttaTCAATCTAAAAAATAGTGCTGTGAGCTTAAAAAGTTGAATTCTTTAGATCCGAGCTTAAAAAGTTGCTTGAGTTATACCTAATATCTTCAGATTATAAATGGTAAAGACAAAGGTAAAATTTTCGacttaattaagtgttttttggcaaaatgttacaaaaaacgGAGACAATAGTTTAAAGGGctacaaataataaatgttgtGGTTATTGTTAGACTTTTTCCgggtaaaaattttgttcaaaagttCAATGAAACATACAATCAATcccgatttatttatttccacaAAACCTTCCAAAGTAAAGGAGtctctgtttaaaaaaaattaataacattgaACAAAACAAGCAAAGATAACATGAGTtttggtcaaatttaataaataaaaaaaggaatTTAGCAAAAGGAAAAACTGTAACGATTTTTTGTTCCCGATTTTATAttgaataagaaaaaataacattgaattttagattttgacgagaattttaaagaaatggtTTTTCATTATACGGAAAAAAGTTGCCAACTTTAATTCAAAGCTAAAGGCCTTATTGTTTCACGTTGTTTTAGCACTTTTTGTCATACTTAAATTACTTAAGAGTGAAGGAATTTTGCGGCGCCATTGATAGTTTATATCACTGTTTCGACAGAAGCACTTTAACCGATACCAAAATCTCATCGGAGGATAAAAGTAAAGTTTACAGATTTGCGGCACTCAATCTAGCAATTTTGCACCACCATTTCGGCCACAAGTGAGTTAATTATTACACAGTGTACgtcttgtaataataattatagggAAGAAGCTCTCGCCTCACTTAGAGAGGCAATAAAAAGCTCCCAAGTTGCAAACGACAACGTTTGCCTCCAACACGCCCTCTGTTGGCTCTACCGCCTGACCCCAGTcaacaaagaaaaattacTCGAACACTCTGTAGCCAAAAGTTTCGAACTCAACCTATCCTACACCGCATCACTCGGTATTCAAACTTTCGTCCAATACGCGTGTCTTATCTCAGGCCATCCGCACCAAATTTTCGAAACGTTAACAAAAGGCGATTTGATTAATTGCCAACACATTTTGCGCGATCTTATTTCGAACAGTTATGCGGTCAAATCAGCCCTTTGGCAGTTTTACGGCAAGACGGAAATGTCGTCACTTTGGAGCcagttattgttttatttaaatattgataatggACGTAGTAATGACGGGAAGGCGGTCTATGGTGAAGGTTTCTGTTTGGCGATTTGTAACGTGGCCAATCACCTTCTAATGCAAGGAAATTACAATTTGGTAAACACTGTGTTGAATTTTGCGAAAGATCGGTTTCCAAACGAGCCAAATTCGCACATTTGGATGTTGtgcgaaaatttatttattttcgtgCGAGCGTTACATCATGAAAATTGGAGCGAAGCTGAAGCTGCAGCTCAGAAAATTCTAGTCGTGGATAAGTGGGAGGGTTACTTGAGACTAGCTGAGTTGTACTACTACAAGCAGGATTACACTGAAGCGCACCGATTTGTtgatattttgataaatcGTTTTCACAGCGATAACAAAtacaaacttaaaattttctattacgTGAGGGCCAAAATTTTGCTCGCGGAAATCCAATTTTCCAGTTGTTATCCCGATAAAGTCTCACCGGAAATTATGACTCTTCTTAGCAATTGTCTCCTAGACACTGATAAACACAATTTGGATTATCATTCCGCTTTGATTCACTTGCACATTGCCAATATTCAGTTAAGTTTGGGAATGACTAGTCAGGCCCTAAAAATTTTGGACCGGTGTCTTGTTCAAATTCTGGCACATGGGGGCAATTTCGATAGAGCTAGGGCCGTTTTGTTGTACGTTAAATGTCTGGTGGCGCATTCTGCGCAACTTGAAGCCACTGAAAGACGGGAGATTATTTTAAACGCTGCGCAAATGTTGGAGAAAGTGAAGGAGGATTTTAGGGCTGTGGAGGCTTATTCCAGGGTCAAAGACGTGTTATATTTGCAGGTAAATCAAGCGTTTGAACAagattagttttatttttattgcgttATTTAGGCGCAACTTTACAATAGCGTTGATTTGCGGAGTGAGAGAAACAGATGCGCTTTGGAATTTCGGCAATTGGATGAAGAAAGAACaacgaaaaattattataccCTAGTtaggtttttgtaatttgtgaaataaacgcATTAATTAAGACATTATGTCATCTTGTTTATTGGCATTcgcgaaataaaaatttcttttaggTTCACTTAACTCACTTAATGTAATTGCTAAATGGATGTCGTTGAGTGAGCATATAAAGCCCACATTTGGTAAAGTTGAATTTGTCAAGAGCACATTTGCATTAGATGCGAGTCTTAGATAAGCCGAGAAGGTAAgtttaattacatttatttaaagtacATATGCTTTTATACGAATTTAAAAGCGCtcacaaaaattgtaacttttttcAGTGAGTCAGATTTGATGATTAAGTAAAAGCAACAACCAAGTCGAGATAATTTTCTTTACAGTTTGTAAATTGGCCAATAACATGATCCTAATGTTTGCAAGCGCAGTTCTTTCTGtgaattttgtgttatctcaGCAATATGGTATTGTTAATTATTGTGTATCGCTGATAAGCCGCGTTTATAAAAGCGTTTTAAAACCACAGCGGGAATACTTTCAGTGTTTCAGCCAGGAAAGTGTAACACGttcttcattaatttttttaaaggtaggtataattaattactattgttGTTGATTTGTTGCATATAATTTATTGTACAAATACTGTCCCAGTGAGTCCATTattgacttaaaaaattaaaaattaatattttttttactctttacaccaccaaaaattgttaaatatgcTGTTTCAGAAGTAAGCTACAATAATACAGCTTATATTTTTCgaaacaattataaaaatctattttttatattttatagcaattttggttttaatagtAATATGACTGATATGATATCCTCAAATTTTgaactttcttctttaaagCGGTGAACCAcccattttatatttaattaattgacgcATATTTTTCCTGTAATTTACCAATTTACCACTAGAAAAATAGGTGATGGATTTTGAATTTGGGGAGATTTTTTTTGGtcgtattgttggttgcatacagGATTCATTTGATACAGGAAGTAAAATAACAAtgatatcattttttttttctaatttatctttttatatcacattatttataaaaggTGAATCGAAAAAAGTGTTGCAATTGTTTCAGTGTAAAAGATATACAAATGGAAATTGGGTATGtaacatttttcattattgtttttttttattaaacactcgtacaattattgtttatatttttgtttattactaaatattgcacaaagcagaaaaaatataaagtaccTATCAAATGTATTTCACGTTTCAGAAagagttatttataaaaatgtacaGTTTATCTTTTCTGAAATTAATCTGATACACTCTGAACTACAATAATTGGAAAAGGTCTAGTAAGTTTATTTTACCTGTATTTAAACCAAGTACGGATTAAATAATccgtttatttaaattttctgttgattaataattttaacgatttttttaaaaccacATTTAGAGTTAGAACCGGATTACTAGGAAAAAGTAATTACtttgattaaaaaacttttgctAAATACACACTAATGAATACTTATTTTACCAGAAAAtagttgtgtatttttttgtatttgaacataataatttaaaaagatgATTCACTTTTCTGTGAGATTCCgtaaattattaagaaaatgtCTACGTGATACGAATCATTCAATAACTACTTGAAAGTTgtatttgataataatttttcaccCGTATCAGGCTCTTCATGGTCGAGGAAAATCCGTGCTTTAAGCTTCCGTGACCTCAGTAAAGCAAAACGCAAAACATAAATTCGTATGAAATCCTCATTGTTCACCCTTTATGGAAATAGTTTACCATCAGTGATAATACTGATAATATCACAGTCCTCTAAACCTTGATAGCAAGGATTCCAGCaaaattttccttaaaaatattACCGAAAATGACGTCAGCAGATAATATTTTCGTTATCTGGAGTAATAAATGATATAATCCAGTGTTTTATCACGTCAGGATtagaaaaatgacaaatttattgttttccaaTATTTTGCTATTGTTGATCAATTATCTCAACTGATAAAGAAATAAACACACCTTAACTGGGTTCATCATTGCACAACATGTTTCCAGCTAATCACCgtggttatattttttaataaattaggcTTAACGAGCACGTTACATAATACGGCAAATAATTCACTTACGCTACAATTTTCTGGTCTCTTcccttgaaataaataaatagcgTTTATTAGAAGTAGTGCgctagaaaaataattaattaaaccgtAACCGTTCCCCATTTGCTTAAACGTTTCTAATTGATTTCTGGCCAGAAACTCCAATGCGTGActctttcaaattattttaatgatttcGCTGGGTTGGTCGTCCTTGATCGCCTAACCTTGCACTTGTACCAAATTATTATATGGCACTTGATGTGCGCCGGATTTCCGTTCAATTAGGACCGACGTCTGTCCCGGTGATACGCCCTGTATTTACGCGAAAAATTGGGTGCGTACTTTATTACGcacgagaaaataaaaaaattattcgatcATTCGATcggtgataaaaatttaaaattaattttggaagtAAAGTATCACTGACCGAAAAAACTAGATCGAGTTTCTCGTTTTGTAGAGTGGATCCGAATGAATGCTTTATTATGAGGCGTCACTTCATAACATAATTGTTGATTCAAATTGAGGATATGCAGATGCAAAATAAGTAGCGGGTTTTGTTGTTGCAATTATTAAGCGCATCTGTTTCCGACTAAATCactttttacgtaatttttgtAACGGGACTTTTAATTGTTGCAAAAGCATTGATTTCAATATGTTTTTCTGGTTTAGTGTTTACGtgagaataataattaaaccgTAGTTTTGATCTTCATGGTGCACTTGAATTTCGTTTCAGTGAGCTTTGAAGGCTGGAACGAAATCCTGGGAGAAAATATTTCCGCATACGTATAGtcctgtattattattattattagtaaatgTACTTAACGATAACATCGGTATCAATAAGCACTTCAAGATTACAATTTTACAATATCTTTAATAAGAAAGTAATTGTTTACTTTCCTTTATCACCAtatttttaggaaagaaactattctttacaatttttaataagagaATTTATCGGGAAAATATTTGTGCAAACTATTTTTACAGACGTGCTTTACTATCTGTCATAATTGTAAAGATAAAAGATGAATTAACTTCTCCCTAAAAAAATCCTATCTGTgaacaagatttttttgattccAGATTTCAGTATAGAAGTGCCTTTTTGGGAacttttttgctcaaatatgatgttaataattttgacacGAAAcggaaataaataagtttttgcaGCTCTGAATGAAATTCTAAATACTTTTGGTGATTTGTTTAGCAATTCCATAGtgtttgttaaatgttataTGCATGAGGAAATCATATTTTCGTTtagtgaattaaaatttgccccACAAAATTCGTGCAATTAGCAAACAATGCTACTGACAGTCGAGATATTTCGAAATTCTTgtttattcaaaacaaaatgaCGTAAGATCTATTGGAAAATtataggaattttttttaaatctgatTTCGTGGTAATATTAGAAATGATAGTGGTATGAGTATTTTGATCTGAACTTTAAATAGGACAATAGGTGTACCTAAAATTTTACACAACAGTATAATGATGGATGATTAACGTAATTTCATGACGTTGCAaaactgttttgttttatttctataaataaacaaaattttacttttttatgcaGCCTGCAACCATGAACGACTTGAATGTAAAAATTTGGCCTTTTGGCAAACATGATAATCTTCTCATGCACTTTGCATTTAAAATCATTggctaaataattttaataataaactaaaTGCTTCAATTCCGGTCACGATTCAGCAATTATGGCAATCGCAGTTTTAAATGACAGTGTTCTAATTTTTTCGTGCCGATGGTACAATGTCAGTGTGATTATTTAcaagaaattttttccaaagtcAATTAAGCGATAAAAATATGcaataattaactaattaattacgCTATCACGCTAATATTGTTGCAAGGTAAAATTGCAATAGTCAACATGAAAATGTTGAATCGAACCACTGAAGGCCACTTGCAAACGATGCGATCTCCAGTAAAGTACCAACATTAGTAACTTTTCATCCAAATTCAGCGTTATTGTACAACTTTTAATTTATAGCGCATTGTGTGACACTTTGTTTAACGTTACTGATAacagtttaaatattttgctcGTGCCTTGAAGAAACCACCAAGGATCCCGTCTGTTAAAAGTGGTGGCAAAAAACTATAAGACTAGTGAAAAAATTGACTGTGATACAGTGCGACTCAAATCTTTGATTTCCACACTTCATGGTTCCACAACTTCGTAAATAATTCCCgtgagaaaaattattacccAATTTTAATACATTATCAAGCCGGTGTTTTGTGGTCTTGATAACCCTTATCTCACTtatcttaaaaataatccAGGAAGTTTTCCTGAAAAAATCGCGATTCCTGCAGCGCATGCCTGCGTATTCCTGCAGGGTTAGTGAAACATCAACCCTCTTCAGTTTTCAGCCGTGCTGAAATCTGCACCGTTTCAGTGCAAGTGCAGTGTGTAAACACGATCAATACAAGCGGAAAACATGTCGGCAACGAGCACCCCTAGgtaggtttttattaaaaaaaaaactgcacaAATTTGTGTCAATGCACAGCGAGAcgtgaaaaatttgcattgttattgttatgtcGACATCCTGTAGCCTTGCGATTTTTGATAAGTCTTGTCATTGCCGGTGTCTGATGCTGACAATGCACGTGGGCTTTACCGGGTTTCAAAATTCCTGCGGAAGAATCAGTTTCGCAGCAGGAACTAAGTTGTGAATTAAAACCCgcttttttgcgttttggtaTTAGGATTGCGTGACGACAATATTAA of the Tribolium castaneum strain GA2 chromosome 1, icTriCast1.1, whole genome shotgun sequence genome contains:
- the LOC655665 gene encoding U6 snRNA-associated Sm-like protein LSm2; translation: MLFYSFFKSLVGKDVVVELKNDLSICGTLHSVDQYLNIKLTDISVTDTEKYPHMLSVKNCFIRGSVVRYVQLPADEVDTQLLQDSARKEATAPTR
- the ida gene encoding anaphase-promoting complex subunit 5, which translates into the protein MERLKMPTNVESPPCKKSNVEVMTPHRLTVAILIRDYCLFRDSDRFSCEDDGVLKARYRRDFCVLILKLLQSPDLSLEELRNILVSTKYEVHQSVIEAFDETLASLYTNGTGTMLDIIDSFNRIMTFNENIAAGIEPNCFVSKSSIVGYYLRRLIVNFDKLTFSEVTSVYLTFKRYYEDWQKSLTTRDQIAIEVNKVICPDDWSANRNQWSRRQAELFIATQAALLTNNEEKALPPQELHNRISNLLQSNRSLAEAHFLSYLNYLRVKEFCGAIDSLYHCFDRSTLTDTKISSEDKSKVYRFAALNLAILHHHFGHKEEALASLREAIKSSQVANDNVCLQHALCWLYRLTPVNKEKLLEHSVAKSFELNLSYTASLGIQTFVQYACLISGHPHQIFETLTKGDLINCQHILRDLISNSYAVKSALWQFYGKTEMSSLWSQLLFYLNIDNGRSNDGKAVYGEGFCLAICNVANHLLMQGNYNLVNTVLNFAKDRFPNEPNSHIWMLCENLFIFVRALHHENWSEAEAAAQKILVVDKWEGYLRLAELYYYKQDYTEAHRFVDILINRFHSDNKYKLKIFYYVRAKILLAEIQFSSCYPDKVSPEIMTLLSNCLLDTDKHNLDYHSALIHLHIANIQLSLGMTSQALKILDRCLVQILAHGGNFDRARAVLLYVKCLVAHSAQLEATERREIILNAAQMLEKVKEDFRAVEAYSRVKDVLYLQAQLYNSVDLRSERNRCALEFRQLDEERTTKNYYTLVRFL